The genomic region TTCTCTTTAATTCCCCCAGTCTGAAGTAAAGAAAACGAAGTCTCTAAGACCACCTCCCCAACCCTGTGGGGGTCTCTCCCCAGTGTTCCCAGAgctttcccctctccctgccccgcgACCAGGGTGGCCTGAGACGCACAGCCCCCATCTGGGCTGGAGCCCCAGCGTGGTGGAGGGAGACTCACCGTCGCGTGGGGATTTGGGTACAGGGATGACACCTCAGTGCGCTGACTACGCGTGAGGCGGGCGGGGCCCCCTTCCTTCCGGACCGGGAATTTCCCTGACCCCGGGGCTAGCAACGCCCTTCTGATCAGGATAAAAGGGGTTCACTCGGTTCGGGGAGCCACAGAGCCCGCTCAGCCAGCGCTCCCGCCAGCCTTCCCGCCGCCGCAGACACAGACCCTCCGAGCAGACACCCATGGCTCCAGCCGCGAGCTCCGCCCCCCGGCTCCTCCGCGCAGCAATGCTGCTCCTGCTCCTGGTGGCCGCCGGCCGGCGCGCAGCAGGTGAGACCCGGATCCCCAGGGCGGGACGGGGGTGGGTGGGTGCCTGTGAGGACAGCCCCTAACCCACTCTGTCCTTCCCGCAGGGGCGCCCGTGGTCAACGAACTGCGCTGCCAGTGCCTGCAGACCTTGCAGGGGATTCACCTCAAGAACATCCAGAGCGTGAAGGTGACAACCCCCGGCCCCCACTGCGACCAAACCGAAGTCATGTAAGTGTCACTTCCGTTGCTGTCCTCGTCATCACCACCCACCGTGCCGAtgcccccaccccgacccccaaATGGGCCACCCAACTCACGTagattcttccttctctctgcagaGCCACTCTCAAGACTGGTCAGGAAGTGTGTCTCAACCCCGCCGCTCCCATGGTTAAGAAAATCATCGATAAGATGCTAAACTAGTGAGTTGTGGTTTTTATTCATCGTGTGACTAGAGTCATTCTGCCTGCTGAAAATTATATCAGAGAAACCTAGGATTTAGCTGAAGGAATGAAAAACCACTATTTCAGAATTAAATTTGCCATTAAGGTCATTAATCTGCTCTGATGCCAGAAGAACATTGCCAATGCTTTCCATCATGGCCTTTGACTCTCCCCATTCAAATGAATGTGGGTTAAACTGCTTTCATGAAAATTCTCACTGCTgttggacagttcagttcagtcgctcagtggtgtccaactttttgcaaccccatggactgcagcactccaggcctccctgtccatcaccaactcccggagtttacccaaactcatgtccattgagtccgtgatgccatccaaccatctcatcctttgttatccccttcttctggcttcagtctttcccagcatcggagtcttttcaaatgagtcagctcttcccatcaggtggctgaagtattggagtgtcagcttcagcatcaaataGAATTGGCTATTTGTAGCCAATAATACAGTGAGTACTGCAGGCCCCACCTCCATTCCTAAATAAGAGTATCAGAGAGCCTAGAGGCATCTGCCACACAGTATAGCAGGTGGCAGGCAGTAACCACTTGATGCCAGGCTGGGAAGACTGGACTCAGAAATCTCTGGAAcccagggagagggaaaggagaagagtGCTGTTTCAGTCTTCTGGAGCAGCTACTAAGGAAAACCTTTTCTTCCTGCAGGGCCAGCTCTAACTGACCAGGTGGAAAACAGAAGCTCTTGGATGGCTGTTCCAGAAGTAGACCCTGCCCctacagaaatcaaagagggaaaagaggaatCACCAGCTCCTAAGGCCACCTGGATCAGGCTTAATATGTTTGAACATCTCTTAGGAGGGTTCTtccacttatttacttatttatttatttatgtgttgctTGGGTTTCAAAGATTCTATGTTAATATTTACATGTGACATGATTAAGGATGTGATCAAATCTACTTGCACATCCTGTCAttattggtattatttattttatgagaaaaaaagtttatttagtcCTGATTCTTACTGAGTTTGAAGTAGAAGGTTTGCAAATGTTTGCCAGTCATGAAATTAATATTTCTGAGGAGCCCACATTATGCCAGCCCTTGTGGCAGAAGCTGGAGGATCGAAACAGATAGTGAACTCATTGTCGGGTGGGGGGATACATGTTTTTGTGAATGTTTTTGTAAATGCATGTGTttgtaaatgtttaaaagaatgtTAGTTATTTATTGAAATGATTTCACAGTATGTtgtcagcatttctcatgttgaaACTTTAAGAGCTACAATGTTCTAAATACCCTTTGGACATTTTATGTCTTTCTTGTAAGGCACAATGCCTTGTTTCATGTTAATTATGCAGTGCTTTTCTATgtctgagaaaagagaaatctaaatatttattgatgtttttacaaagaacatgaaaataaaatatttcaaactaaacactatttatttcatttttttctgaggaaAACCATTCTACCTTTACTGGATAAATCTGATGATTTATATCAACATTTCTTagcttctttttctcctcttggaCATTCATTTGCTACACAGATAAAtcaaactatcagttcagttcagttcagttcagtcgctcagtcctgtctgactctttgcgaccccatgaattgtagcacgccaagcctccctgtccattaccaactcccggagttcactcaaactcacagccattgagtccatgatgccatccagccatttcatcctctgtcgtccccttttcctcttgcccccaatccctcccagcatcagagtcttttccaatgagtcaactcttcacatgaggtggccacagtactggagtttcagctttagcatcattccttccaaagaaatcccagggctgatctccttcagaatagactggttggatctccttgcagtccaagggactctcaaaagtcttttccaacaccacagttcaaaagtatcaattcttcagcactcagctttcttcacagtccaaagctcacatccatacttgactactggaaaaaccaaactaTAAGTTGCTTAATTTCATCTGCTGATAGCTGTCACCCTCCTTGGCTCTCACCAACCCAAGAATGTGCTTTTCCAAACTGTGCACTGGCCCTTTCCCCTTAGTGTGAGAGTCACTATAATATTATGAGAGCAATAATAATATATGGCTGTTTTTTGTAAGGACCTTCTTGTACCTTGCTACTCAAGTAtacctctttaaaaatttctttttttttttttttaattcttgtagctatctttaaaaaaaatgttatctgttctgccggggaccagccccggctgatccagggtattcgaaggagagacggcgtaggcgaagatcaggaaacaattgcttaattaaatgttaattaaggatataaagagtaatagaatgaggatagctcagtaaaattcagtgaagaaaagaggctgaaataaggatagctcagtgaggaaattcagtggagaaaagaggctgaaataaggatagctcagtgaggaaatttagtgcagaaaagaggctgaataattcagccagaaggtaagagaaagaacgacatggtgagaccaagtttcggtgaacaaggcccgcactttatttttcaaagtagtttttataccttaagttatgcacagaggataatgggggaaggggtagagtcttgcagcaaaccaggctttcttcctgcaaacttatcatatgcaaaagcttaggtgatttgcatcatcttctggcccggaggcctgttaacattttaagaccttttcttcagaaaacttatttttctctaaaggtgattggtcaggagccaccctccaaaagcattagatacagttgcattcctacagcgcaaaggtgtggtgggctacaacaagaaaaagaattaactcaagggtcccaggttacaaacattaaagctactatttacaccaattatattaaccaatacactgccagggacacagcaggtaagggatatggaaacttagcagcaaacattggcccaacaagtgaaaatcccttcaccaatacaatttctaatcaatcttttaactactcaaaagaatctgtgtttagacagtttagaacatctcctgcctctcacagttgggaggctctgaacaatcacatgaggccggaaaaacctattcaggcaggctagaggatttccaaaggagtttgtaggttaaacactgtcacacccaggaattattaactggagctgtaagctaacttttttcagagaggtagtgggggacagccccgcgtaaagtcagaggtgtaggtgaaagcacaaagcagaaagtgggcagattctggttttgggggtatatgctcgagaatttccagggggactcctgaagctcgatcccgcctttgcgtatgccgagcctccttcctcatgacctttgtcatgggcggagttcctcacgctggctaccggcagtgatagaattccagttgagctattccagatcctgaaaagtgctgcactcaatatgcaatatgcactcaatatgcaatatgccggctcccggcatctcccccttttttatttcttaaaacagccagatgcagctcagtcgcgagcttttgaatgttctgccgaagaatcctgacaatacaaggaagaatgattatgagaagcagaactaaagatattagacagaatgttttttccagaaataaaagttagagaaggtgagaaaaaagtcattagctgctccagcggtggtaaaatccagtcgacagtgttccagggtctgtatttgattatgaaatttccctaagtccaggccaatgtcagagctgttccaaacacctgagatacgatttttgattttttcccattcataatctgtctcgtttacctttaaaggtgtcacgcatatccaccagtaatcagcgtggcaagacagagccattttcacttttaaagcctgtaactcagtcccaatatgcattattgcctcttttaaggcgtctactctcatctctaatttcttatctatagcttcctgtgttgctagagttaaagaaacacttttagacatggtatcaacatattgggcagtatgcacttgttgagtcaatgatgttgctgccacagtaacagaagtaattgctgctattaaagctgatattcctaaaataagtaccCACAAATTGTcatgatcacattaaatcttgtagttgttgtaacacagcaagactatagttaacatatcaataagtggttacatcataagataaggtggacgttgtaacactacaaaggagcaaacattatattgagggtttaaacaagataagagcatgcattgttcacaagtcactacattgggtccaccagtgaaagtcacatgtacattaagttttccagaatcattggtaaagagaaaaacataaggagagggtagacaagccaaaacagaataagtagaattattttctggttggagttcgcacTGCAGCAGCCCCGTCGGTCGTGCCaggatctcgatgtttatcttgcctccccttctggcgggcttctcttttgtgatcgaagcaatgggggaactggatgtctgggggtctgcaacgtggcgaatcaacctgtcttggatctaaattggagaatctgcatcctgtggaaaaatacaagcacatcctcgaccgctagttaataatgggtcaggacccttccattgtcctgagaggaggtccttccatttgactaatggttttgcatttaattgctccaggcaccaatgacgaagcattgcagtagtcCAGCTagatcagtatttagaatatttattacgaaaagagcatgttgcaagatttgatggggagaactatacttaaactccccttcttttagtttttgaatttggatttttaatgtttgatgctCTCTTTCAACAAtggcctgtccctggggattataagagatgcctgtattatgtttaatttgaaactttatacaaaattcctgaaaagacttagacgcaggagcattgtcagttttcagagcttttagcaggctcaaatatgaaaaacaagtaaagagatgttgtattacatctttaattgcttcccctgtatgagcagttgcaataataaaatgagaaaaggtgTCTACCGTTAAAGAACagaggacagttttccaaatgaagaaacatgagttagatccatttgccagagtacATTGGGCTTAAGACCGCGAGGATTAACTCtcataggtagactattataaacagtggggcagtgTAAGCAAGAACGCACTATCTCTAGAGcagtctctctgggaatttggaattgatatcttaaagcagtagcattttgatgatgaagtgagtgagaggctctggcctcctcaatcacagtagccactgtatttctggttaacaagtcagccaaatcattaaaggcatttaaagggccgggcaatctggaatgagcccgaatgtgtccaatgaaaaatattttatttcttttccaaatttgttgctgtaatttagttaacaaatgaaatatggtagttttattttcagacaaAACCGCAGTTTTAatatgtggaaacaacctgacaatatactgagaatcagaataaaggttaaattcctcatctgcaaacataggaaaagcctctatgactgctgttatttcagcgCTTTGAGATGAAGTTTCCCgtgtttctaaaactttttggtgatttttagtaactatggaggctttaccgtttgctgacccatcagtaaaaactatttgagcatttggaataggagattgtttacatctgacagaaaaaataactggatgtctggatataaaattcagcaaaacatgcgagggtaaatgatgcaaaaattttgaccaaaatagtttcctatagcaatctgccaattttcaaacattagaagagcatcaagttgttccttattatatggaattacaatttctgatggctctttaccaaataattcaatgttccgcttttttcctttaatatcaaagtagctatcaatcccGGATAAGAAGCCACTACAGTTTTAGTTTGAGCAGGAAGATGTACCCACTCTAGGGGGCTGTTTtgctataaaaccaattttttgtctggccaccccaattacacctatgggggttttattgCAAAGGAAttatcaagcagttgtcaatttaatttttaaaattttttaaaatttacattttaacaacataaatttagagatatgttaatttaggtctaatgtttagtttaggtctctataaatttaaataataaatgtataacctccttatctcattttggtatacagatatacctaaatgtaaaatgtatttatatatggcaacaagtataaacttattgacatacaatatatataaatcaatatacttgaattaatcttataattaatatattaattcatatatattacagcaatacaacacgcaCACAGCCAgtaccaaccaacacaaaccaatgtactgcaataatacatgtcacacatatataattatacagcatacagaacatatatcatcacagcacatcaatccataccaactaatatcagccacacacattatattactgcaatatacatttatacagtatatatataatacatatattgatttatatacaaattaagtaagtatagatctataaatagaattaggtatacctttattatgttttatttatacccatacctaattaggcaaactgtagttaggcaaatatatttatattacgtatttataacaatatataaagtattgttaattgtaccacctgttgataactaagaaattgagaaaacccttctctgagtatctcctatttgagacagcacgtccctcccccatagggtaaaggggagcgtaggaactacatacggttggaaagttccacaggtatcctcaaactgccaatctaacatttttgaacttttaacgactgtgggggcttgagggcaaacgaaacaaaatttgacccctgaaatctatcagggcaacttgccaatcacTATATTGTAAAAGACTTgtagttgatccttattgaatggaattattatatttgctagttcttttctaaaaagttccacacttcttttttcctccttttataattaattgtgccactgagctgggataagataaaactatttttcttggggtcactggtagatggaaccaatgggcctttttgtcacaagcatcctgtaggtgtatgttttgtgggaagaataatttaatctcatcttttggtaatattaatcctaattaactgatcatttaaagtctcatctactttaacaaaAGCCGTCTGTCTtattagtcaactttctcttagaactggaattaggatcgctttttaagcaattaaacaaaggctttaaatctgcagtagtcagttttaaatgtgggcatatccaattaatgtcccctaataatttttggaaatcatttaaagttagtaaacaatctctccacagcttcaaaggggcattatcagttttttaaaacttttggccgacctaaatatgagaagcaagtaaacaggtgttgcacaacatcttaataagcttctccagttatcgttttgtaacctaaatctggtctatagctttttagatgacaagcaaccatctaatctttgcttgaatacttccagcaaCGGGGAACTCACTattcttcaaggttttaaactctccctcacctttttctctacagcattcccaACCCGCATATCACTTTCTCTAatctcaactcattttcagtagtatgtgttggccaggagctgggtcagtctttcccagcaatgttaagagacgtctgttcctgtgtctaatagccctgacagtttattttcttgaattaaaagatcttttaaaggccttggagctgtaatttcctgcacccaaaaggctagatcactagatctaaatgctctgtggctcttagcttgagaagtcaagttttttcctgcctgataaggtaaaagcaaaaactgtgttattctttgacctttattaatttgcacagttttggtaggcagcgagatcaaaacttttaatttctccaatataatctgaatctactacaccatacaccacccaaattccttgaaaagaaagcgagctataccctagcacaagtcctacaatgccctcaggcagggggccagccactcccattggaatcgGAGCAACCGCAAGTCTGGGGTTAaaattgttgctaaatccccttaccggtccgcttttttcttagcctgggtgagaccccccctgagggggttttctccaaagagcgtgctctgcatattgtgcacgcagtctgttttaaaatctccactgttcaaaaaactttttatcttcctcaggcttaggcaacactttgagaggctttgggggcaaagtggggaactcttgggccctggaaggcgcaaacggaggcggcagcaatggccttaaatcagaaagtggtggataagtttttttttttttttaaggtttgtgcagtgggggtgggggggagggggagctcgcCAGGACACCTGGTCACAGCGTCtcttacagtctctctctct from Bos indicus x Bos taurus breed Angus x Brahman F1 hybrid chromosome 6, Bos_hybrid_MaternalHap_v2.0, whole genome shotgun sequence harbors:
- the LOC113894381 gene encoding growth-regulated protein homolog gamma isoform X2, yielding MAPAASSAPRLLRAAMLLLLLVAAGRRAAGAPVVNELRCQCLQTLQGIHLKNIQSVKVTTPGPHCDQTEVIATLKTGQEVCLNPAAPMVKKIIDKMLN
- the LOC113894381 gene encoding growth-regulated protein homolog gamma isoform X1 — encoded protein: MAPAASSAPRLLRAAMLLLLLVAAGRRAAGAPVVNELRCQCLQTLQGIHLKNIQSVKVTTPGPHCDQTEVIATLKTGQEVCLNPAAPMVKKIIDKMLN